From Streptomonospora salina, the proteins below share one genomic window:
- the solA gene encoding N-methyl-L-tryptophan oxidase, with translation MDRSYDAAVIGLGAMGSAAAYHLAARGLRVLGLERFGPAHDRGSSHGGSRIIRQAYFEHPDYVPLLLRAYELWHALERDWGSELMTLTGALMLGRPDSRTVAGSRASAHAWGLPHEMLDAAEIRRRFPTLRPGEDHVGLYEERGGFVRPEAAVAAHLGLAERAGADLRFFEPAADWTALPGGDGVRITTAAGTYTADRLVVCPGAWAPRTLADLAVDFTVERQVQYWFAPRGGTEPFAPQHHPVYVWEDPEGVQIYGFPAYDGPQGGVKTAFFRRGTPCEPETLDRRIHPGEIAVIAEHLSTRVPDLPGRFLRGAACMYTTTADEHFVIATHPEYPQTTVACGFSGHGFKFTPVVGEIAADLAISGTTAHSVDLFAPRPRSAAEPRTEVSR, from the coding sequence ATGGACCGCTCCTACGACGCCGCCGTCATCGGACTCGGCGCGATGGGCAGCGCCGCCGCCTACCACCTGGCCGCACGGGGGCTGCGCGTGCTGGGCCTGGAGCGCTTCGGGCCCGCCCACGACCGGGGGTCCAGCCACGGCGGTTCGCGCATCATCCGCCAGGCCTACTTCGAGCACCCCGACTACGTCCCCCTGCTGCTGCGCGCCTACGAGCTGTGGCACGCGCTGGAACGCGACTGGGGATCGGAGCTGATGACGCTCACCGGCGCGCTGATGCTGGGCCGGCCCGACAGCCGCACCGTCGCGGGCAGCCGCGCCTCGGCCCACGCGTGGGGCCTGCCGCACGAGATGCTGGACGCGGCCGAGATCCGCCGCCGCTTCCCCACCCTCCGCCCGGGCGAGGACCACGTCGGGCTCTACGAGGAGCGCGGGGGCTTCGTCCGTCCCGAGGCCGCGGTCGCCGCCCACCTCGGCCTGGCCGAACGGGCGGGAGCCGACCTGCGCTTCTTCGAGCCCGCCGCGGACTGGACCGCGCTGCCCGGCGGCGACGGCGTCCGCATCACCACCGCCGCGGGCACCTACACCGCCGACCGGCTGGTCGTGTGCCCGGGCGCCTGGGCGCCGCGGACGCTGGCGGACCTGGCCGTGGACTTCACCGTCGAGCGCCAGGTGCAGTACTGGTTCGCGCCGCGCGGCGGGACGGAACCGTTCGCGCCGCAGCACCACCCCGTCTACGTGTGGGAAGACCCCGAAGGTGTGCAGATCTACGGATTCCCCGCCTACGACGGCCCGCAGGGCGGCGTGAAGACCGCGTTCTTCCGGCGCGGAACCCCCTGCGAGCCCGAGACGCTGGACCGCAGGATCCACCCCGGGGAGATCGCGGTGATCGCCGAGCACCTCAGCACCCGGGTACCCGACCTTCCCGGCCGGTTCCTGCGCGGCGCCGCGTGCATGTACACCACCACCGCCGACGAGCACTTCGTGATCGCCACCCACCCCGAGTACCCGCAGACCACTGTGGCCTGCGGGTTCTCCGGGCACGGATTCAAGTTCACACCGGTCGTGGGCGAGATCGCCGCCGACCTGGCGATCTCCGGCACGACCGCGCACTCCGTCGACCTGTTCGCCCCGCGGCCCCGCAGCGCCGCAGAACCCCGGACGGAGGTGTCCCGATGA
- a CDS encoding aromatic ring-hydroxylating oxygenase subunit alpha translates to MTATDPARTASPAPPSDLMPTLPGRYYTDPAVFAREQERILESQWFCAVRSADLERPGAFRTAAVGRESVLVCRNRSGGVRAFLNVCRHRGARLCTAESGEVRRSLQCPYHAWTYDLDGRLTAAPNMADMPGIDRRERGLIGVHVREWLGYVWVCLAQEPPSFDDTVRAAVARRLGDEDAVERYGAEGLALGRRVSYDVAANWKLIIENFMECYHCGTIHPELTDVLPEFADGHAAQYYVGHGARFGDGVAGFTVDGTEGFGRIDGLGDEQDRRYYAVTVPPQTFLNLVPDHVIVHRMFPLAPDRTLIECDWLYSPGVVESGADLSHSVELFDRVNRQDFAACERCQPAMSSRAYRDGGVLVPVEHHIAEFHSWTAGLLGEPAP, encoded by the coding sequence ATGACGGCCACCGACCCCGCTCGCACCGCATCCCCGGCCCCGCCGTCGGACCTGATGCCGACACTGCCCGGCCGCTACTACACCGACCCCGCGGTGTTCGCCCGGGAACAGGAGCGCATCCTGGAGTCCCAGTGGTTCTGCGCGGTGCGCAGCGCCGACCTCGAACGGCCGGGCGCCTTCCGCACCGCCGCCGTGGGCCGCGAGAGCGTCCTGGTGTGCCGCAACCGCTCCGGAGGGGTACGCGCATTCCTGAACGTGTGCCGGCACCGCGGCGCACGGCTGTGCACCGCCGAGTCCGGCGAAGTCCGGCGGTCCCTGCAATGCCCGTACCACGCCTGGACCTACGACCTCGACGGACGCCTGACCGCCGCGCCCAACATGGCCGACATGCCCGGCATCGACCGCCGCGAGCGCGGGCTCATCGGGGTGCACGTGCGCGAGTGGCTGGGCTACGTGTGGGTGTGCCTGGCCCAGGAGCCGCCGTCCTTCGACGACACCGTGCGCGCGGCGGTGGCGCGGCGGCTCGGCGACGAGGACGCGGTGGAGCGCTACGGCGCCGAGGGCCTGGCGCTGGGCCGGCGCGTCTCCTACGACGTGGCGGCCAACTGGAAGCTGATCATCGAGAACTTCATGGAGTGCTACCACTGCGGCACCATCCACCCCGAGCTGACCGACGTGCTGCCGGAGTTCGCCGACGGCCACGCCGCCCAGTACTACGTGGGCCACGGCGCGCGGTTCGGCGACGGCGTCGCCGGGTTCACCGTCGACGGCACGGAGGGATTCGGGCGCATCGACGGCCTCGGCGACGAGCAGGACCGCCGCTACTACGCCGTCACGGTGCCCCCGCAGACCTTCCTCAACCTGGTACCCGACCACGTGATCGTGCACCGGATGTTCCCGCTGGCGCCCGACCGGACGCTGATCGAGTGCGACTGGCTCTACAGCCCGGGGGTGGTGGAATCCGGCGCCGACCTGTCGCACTCGGTGGAGCTGTTCGACCGGGTCAACCGCCAGGACTTCGCGGCGTGCGAGCGCTGCCAGCCCGCGATGTCCTCGCGCGCCTACCGCGACGGCGGCGTACTGGTGCCGGTCGAACACCACATCGCCGAATTCCACTCCTGGACCGCCGGCCTGCTGGGCGAGCCGGCGCCCTGA